From the genome of Vicia villosa cultivar HV-30 ecotype Madison, WI linkage group LG2, Vvil1.0, whole genome shotgun sequence, one region includes:
- the LOC131653817 gene encoding syntaxin-71-like, which yields MTVIDILFRVDAVCKKYDKYDIDKQRELNAYGDDAFARLYAAVDSTIQQALIKSEAATKENNRAAAAAMNAEVRRAKGRLMDEVPKLRKLVNKKVKGLTKEDIAIRQDLVDVLPERIQAIPDGITSAANQTGGWAATSSHPHIKFDTPEGHIGSDYFNPSEESSQFRSEYELRKMKQDEGLDIISEGLDTLKNLAHDMNEELDRQVPLMDEIDTKVDKATSDVRNTNLRLKKTLTELRSSRNFCIDITLMCVLLGIVMYLYNALR from the exons ATGACCGTCATCGACATTCTCTTCCGTGTCGACGCCGTCTGCAAAAAATACGACAAATACGACATTGACAAACAGCGTGAACTCAACGCTTACGGTGATGACGCCTTCGCCCGTCTCTACGCCGCCGTCGATTCCACCATTCAACAGGCCCTCATT AAATCTGAGGCTGCTACCAAGGAGAATAATAGAGCAGCTGCTGCGGCTATGAATGCTGAGGTTCGTAGAGCCAAGGGGAGATTGATGGATGAAGTTCCTAAACTCCGAAAACTCGTTAATAAGAAG GTTAAGGGTCTAACAAAGGAAGACATAGCCATTCGACAAGATCTTGTTGACGTATTGCCAGAAAGAATCCAAGCAATACCGGATGGTATTACATCTGCTGCTAATCAGACAGGAGGATGGGCGGCTACTTCGTCTCATCCGCATATCAAGTTCGATACACCAG AGGGACATATTGGCAGTGATTATTTCAATCCAAGTGAAGAATCCAGTCAGTTTCGATCAGAATATGAATTGCGCAAGATGAAACAG GATGAAGGGCTTGATATCATATCAGAAGGATTGGATACTTTGAAAAATCTAGCACATGATATGAATGAG GAATTAGATCGACAAGTTCCTTTAATGGATGAAATCGACACAAAG GTGGATAAAGCAACAAGTGATGTGAGAAACACTAACTTACGGCTGAAGAAAACTCTCACCGAG TTGAGGTCCAGTCGAAATTTCTGCATCGACATCACTCTAATGTGCGTTCTTCTTGGAATCGTTATGTATTTATACAA TGCACTGAGGTAA
- the LOC131648203 gene encoding protein transport protein Sec61 subunit beta-like yields the protein MAKGASQSQSSTSTSSRPGGGGGVVAPRGSAAATAGMRRRRVTSGNSTASVAGGSSGSNNMLRFYTDDAPGLKISPTVVLVMSLCFIGFVTALHVFGKLYRYKAGGGV from the coding sequence ATGGCTAAAGGAGCATCTCAGTCTCAATCTTCAACCTCAACATCCTCCCGCCCCGGAGGCGGAGGAGGCGTCGTCGCTCCCCGCGGCTCCGCTGCCGCAACCGCCGGCATGCGCCGTCGCCGTGTCACCTCCGGAAACAGCACCGCCAGTGTCGCAGGTGGATCCAGTGGAAGCAACAACATGCTGAGATTCTACACGGACGATGCTCCGGGGCTGAAGATATCGCCGACGGTGGTTTTGGTCATGAGCCTCTGCTTCATCGGGTTCGTCACCGCGCTTCATGTGTTCGGGAAGCTTTATCGCTACAAAGCTGGCGGTGGTGTGTGA
- the LOC131653819 gene encoding zinc finger protein BALDIBIS-like — protein sequence MMSDEAVSVPSNLIRTNSNSNPNPPNPNKRKRSLPGTPDPASEVIALSPKSLMTTNRFICEVCNKGFKRDQNLQLHLRGHNLPWKLKQRNHQEVVRKKVYVCPEKSCVHHDPCRALGDLTGIKKHFSRKHGEKKWKCDKCSKKYAVQSDWKAHSKICGTREYRCDCGTLFSRKDSFLTHRAFCESLVERSARIGSAPAGLSNFGNNLMINNTQAQAPRIPHGLFGLNQEFGGPVPETFMGNFLNNNPPPHHHQINIPHQNYLPSNSTTTTSVFSSSEANSDLELLQTNMNSFGSIPHGQWMNYRYNDQQEVSMPMLTQGVLKLEQEENNKMNDLSHLYYQNQLQGGPSHVSMESQSTARKMNNGNNSAPPNIVEIKKLFKQGNHAGNLNEDQLSLTRDFLGVGDDSLKKSLLQQQDVPRFNPIGPVMNMQSDQFGGHY from the exons ATGATGTCTGATGAAGCTGTTTCTGTTCCTTCCAACCTCATCAGAACCAACTCAAACTCAAACCCTAATCCTCCTAACCCTAACAAGAGAAAAAGAAGTCTACCAGGAACACCAG ATCCGGCTTCAGAAGTGATTGCTCTATCACCAAAGTCTCTGATGACGACAAACCGTTTCATCTGCGAAGTATGCAACAAGGGTTTCAAGAGAGACCAAAACCTGCAGCTACATCTGCGAGGGCACAATCTTCCATGGAAGCTTAAGCAAAGAAACCATCAGGAGGTTGTAAGGAAGAAGGTGTATGTTTGTCCGGAGAAAAGCTGTGTGCACCATGACCCTTGTAGAGCTTTAGGTGACTTGACCGGGATAAAGAAGCACTTTAGTAGAAAGCACGGTGAGAAGAAGTGGAAGTGTGACAAGTGTTCTAAGAAATATGCAGTTCAATCTGATTGGAAGGCTCATAGTAAGATTTGTGGAACTAGAGAGTACAGATGTGACTGTGGCACACTATTCTCCAG GAAGGACAGTTTCTTAACACATAGAGCCTTTTGTGAATCCTTGGTGGAAAGAAGTGCAAGAATAGGTTCAGCTCCAGCAGGTTTATCCAACTTTGGAAACAATCTTATGATCAACAACACTCAAGCTCAAGCACCAAGAATTCCTCATGGTTTATTTGGGCTTAATCAGGAGTTTGGTGGACCAGTTCCAGAAACATTCATGGGAAATTTTCTCAACAATAATCctcctcctcatcatcatcagATAAACATCCCTCATCAAAACTATCTTCCAAGCAACTCCACTACTACAACTAGTGTATTCTCATCATCAGAAGCAAACTCGGATCTAGAATTACTTCAGACAAATATGAATTCGTTCGGTTCAATACCGCATGGACAGTGGATGAATTATCGTTACAACGATCAACAAGAAGTATCTATGCCCATGCTTACTCAAGGAGTACTAaagctagaacaagaagaaaacaaCAAAATGAATGATTTGTCTCATTTGTATTATCAGAACCAATTACAAGGAGGTCCAAGTCACGTGTCGATGGAATCACAATCCACAGCTAGAAAGATGAACAATGGCAACAATTCTGCACCTCCCAACATTGTTGAAATTAAGAAACTGTTCAAGCAAGGAAACCATGCAGGAAACTTGAATGAAGATCAACTAAGCTTAACTAGAGATTTCCTTGGAGTTGGAGATGATTCATTGAAGAAATCCTTGTTGCAACAACAAGATGTCCCTAGGTTCAATCCAATAGGACCTGTCATGAACATGCAAAGTGATCAGTTTGGTGGACACTATTGA